The genomic stretch AGTCGCTCTACAAAAACGAAAACTCAGATTACGCTCCGGCATTATTACCTTTGTTGGAACGAATTGTCGCCCTTGACCCGTTTTTTTTTCGGGTTTACGAAAAAGGGGCAATGAAACTGGCATTCTCTTGTGGTCGTTCGGAAGAAGCATTGGTGCTGATCAATCACGGTTTGGAAGTATTCCCAAACGCCACGCGGTTGTACTACTTGAGAGGTTTGATCTTGCTGTTTTATCAAGACGACTTCGATTTTGCCGTTGCGGATTTTGTGAAGGTTATGCGGCTCAACTCCCAACAGCCGATTGAGCTGTATTCGCAAGAGGAGATGACCAGCCCGCAGTTCACCCAGTTTGTTCGTGAGATGTTGGTAAACTTTCGAAGCTACTGCCCAACTGAAGAAATGAAAGCGGAAATCGATCAAGCGATTCGCGATGTGACAAAGCGCATTCCGATGTAAATCAGGTCGGGCAGCAGTTTTGCAACTTTGTAACAAGCAATTTTCTTGTATGGTCGAATTCTTGTGATATGTTGCAGAATATTGAAAAAAAAGCGATATTGATTGTCTAAGTATTCATCGAATGTCAGTAGGATATTCGATCAATTCACAACTACTGTTACGGTATTTGAGTTGGGAGAGACCCCTATCTACACTCCGCTCAAGTTCGCGTTAACCGCTTGGCATTGTTACGAATATTGTGCAATTGAAATTGTCATGAAACCATACCTTGCAAAGTTTGCCGAAATCTCCGAGTATCTCCGAAAGGCACGGAGAGAAGTCGCCAGCTCAGGTAACCCACTGGTGGTTTCTACGGTGCGAAATGTTACTGAACGCCTAATTTCTTTTGCCCAAACGCACAATGCTCCCGAAGTCATGATGTATGCTTCGCGGGTTGCTGCAGCATCGGAAGCAAGTTTCCTGCCGGAATTGGAAAAATTAATCCAGTCACTGAATGCTGTTATTGCGGGACAATCGTCTGACGGGCAGAGCATTTTGGTAATCGACGACGATGAAATGACTCAGCGATTGATTGAGGCATTCCTCCAATCGACGCATCGACGATTACATTTTGTTGACAGTTTGCGGGATGCAGATGAAGCATTGGCAAACCAGCCGTTTTCTCTAATATTACTCGATTTAATCCTCCCAGATGGCGATGGGCGTAACTATTTAGCGCGTCTAAAGCAGGAGTCGGCTACTTCCTCGATACCAGTAATAGTTCTTACTTCAAAAGAGAATGAAGCCATTCGGATGGAGTGTCTTGGCTTAGGTGCGACTGAGTATTTTGTGAAACCGTTGCAATTGCAGCCGCTCGCGATCGCAATTGAACGCAACATTGCCCGTCTTCGTCCCGCCGAGCCAATGGTAGTTGCAAGTTCACCTGTTTCGACCGAAGAGATACCAACCTCGATCGCTGTAGCTTCACCACCGCGTGAGGATCGTCGATTACAGCGGGAGTATCGGTTAAGCAGTCGTGCTGAGTTTCAGGAGTGCTATCTTCGAGAAGTTGCTGCTGCCCGTAAAACCGGAATGCCAATCTCAATGGCAGCGATGGATATTGACGATTTCACCCAAATCACGATTGATCACGGCACTACCGGGGGCGAGGACGCAATTAGGACAGTTGCATCGCAGTTAGCGAAAGCACTGCAGCCCGGAGAAGAGGCCGTGCGCTGGGGATTGGATGATTTTCTCGTTTTGCTGCCAGGTCTATCCATCGAAGCGGCGAAGCTGCGCATCGAGAATTGGCGCAAGAGCTTCCAGGATTTGTTAGCAACCTCCATAAATCCAATTCACATCTCAGTGGGCGTTGCGGATGTCGCAAGTACCGTTGAGTTAGCCGAAGCGATGGGACTTGCGAAACGTTATTTGTATGCTGCCAAGCAATTAGGGAAGAATAGCATTATAGCTGGTTCAGACGAATTGGATTCGCCCAATCGTACGATAATCATGGCAGAAGATGATGAAGTTTCGGCGGCTTTGGTGGCGCATCGTTTGAACCGGGAAGGAATCGAAGTATTCCAGTTTAGCAATGGCAGCGAAGCGTGGAATGCCGCCCAAACGACCACACCATCGCTTTTCCTGTTAGACGTGAAAATGCCGGTAATGGATGGTTTTGAGCTGTTGCAGAAAATTCGCTCCGAGCACAGATTCGATTCTGTCCCCGTGGTGATGTTGACAGCCATCGGAAAAGAGACTGATATCGTTCACGGATTAGAGTTAGGAGCCGATGACTACATCATCAAACCGTTCTCACCGACCGATCTTGTTGCCCGCTTGAGTCGTCTGCTGGCAAAAAAACGTGGCGAGTAATCGTTTACCTTTTCACATATCCATCGGGATTCTTCAAGTGCCACTGCCATGCGGAGTGACACGCTTCGAATAGTGAGAGTTTTCCTGACCACCCCAACACCGACTGCGCTTTCGTTGGATCAGCAACCAGAATCGCTGGGTCACCCGCCCGCCGGGCAGTCGTTTCAAATGGAATCGGTTTCCCACAAGCTTGTTCAAAGGCCGTCCGGATGTCGAAAACGCTGCCACCGATTCCATTGCCAACATTGCACATCAACCAACCGCGATTCTTTGTTGCCCACTCCATTGCACTGATATGCGCATCGGCAAGGTCCATGATGTGGATGTAGTCACGTAAGCAGGTTCCGTCCGGTGTTGGGTAATCGGTACCGAAGACCTGCAGCTTAGCCCTCTTCCCATCAGCGATTTCTAACAAAATGGGAATGATATTTTTCGCATTCTTCTGGTCTTCGCCAATCATGCCGGATTCGTGGGCACCGATTGGATTAAAGTAGCGTAACGCAACCGACGACCAGCCGCTGCCAATTGCGAGCCACTGCAACAGTTTTTCCGAACAATACTTAGTGTCGCCGTAGGGATTCACCGGATCAGCGGACATTTCTTCGTGTAGGGCTGGAACGACTTTGTCGCCGTAAACTTGACAGGTCGATGAATAGACGATACGTGACACACCAGCTTCCTGCATGGCATTACACAAAACAGCAGTACCCCCCACGTTCTCCGCGAAGTAATAAGCTGCTTGAGTAACTGAATCTTCCACCGACTTTTTTCCGGCAAAGTGAATCACCGCGTCGATTTTTGAAGCTGCAAACAGCTTTCGGAGTAGCACCCGGTCAGAGATATCACCGACATACAACTCGATTTTTTTACCGGTTAGCTGCTCGATTCGATCGACCGCTTCCTTGTGACCGCTCGACAGATCGTCGAGGATGGTAACATCGTAGCCGGTTTCCAGTAAGCGGATTGCAGTGTGGGAGCCAATGTATCCAGCCCCGCCGGTGACCAAAATGCGCATGATTCTCCTCAGAGGTTCGGGTGTGATAACAAAGTAATACATCGGTATAAGGAGGCAAAATTTGTTGTATTGCTGTCTGGTATCTGTAGTGAATTCCGCAATATTGATGAACCCTTTTACTCGAAATGTTATCTTTGGTTTTGCAGAAAAGCGTTTCCTGTAATACGTTCGGAAATATTGGATGCAACGGGAATAGGGATGAACGACACTAATAGGATAGAGATCGATCAAGACAGTTGCTCAATTGCTGGAATTGTTGTGCAGAAACATTTCAAGAGGATCGTTGGTGACCGCTGGACGTTATGCACTACAATGCTCCTGTTGCTTCTGGTGGTGGAACGGAACGTTTTGGCGACAGAGAATCCGATTGAGTCGCTGATTCAGGCGGAACGTTCGTTTTCTGCCATGTCTGAGAGAGCAGGAGTCAGCCAGTCTTTTCAACACTGGTTTGCTGATAGCTGCATCGTTTTACGGCCGCACCCAACCAATGGAAAGAATTGGTACAAAGACCGCGAGATTCCGGTTCATTTGAGTTGGGAACCGAATGTCACTGGAGTTTCAGTGAGCGGTGAATTCGGATATTCTTCGGGACCTTGGCTCATGAAAAAGTCGGCTTTTGATACCGTTGTTACCGCTCGTGGGCACTTTGTTTCGATTTGGAAAAAAACGACAAACGGGGAGTGGCAGGTCGCATTTGATCATGGAATTTCCTACGAATCTCCATTCGATGCAGTGCCACTGATGAAAATCGTGTCACCGAAAATTATAGATTCACTTTCGCAACAGAAGCGGCTACCCCAACATTCTGCGAGGCTCGATTCGCTGCTAAAGCGGGATCGTCAGTTTCATGAGTTACTTCGATCAAAAGGCACTGTTTTTGCCTATGAAAATGCCACGGCGAGAAAAGTCTTGATGTTGCGGGAAGGTTTTACCCCGGTGTATAGTTACATGCTTGCCGAACAATTTATGCGCAAGTATGGTGTGATGTCTTCGCTAACACCGCTTGGCGGCGATGTTGCAGAATCCGACGACTTGGGTTACACCTATGGAAAACTGCACTATAAGCCGCGCAAAGAAAGCGATTCGCTTGCCGGTGACTACTATTACTTGCGAGTTTGGCAGCGCAACCACCAATGGCGGTGGCAAATCGTGTTAGAAATTGCAACGCCGATTCCACCAGAGAGAATTGAATCTTCTTCACACCCATCGGAGTCAAAATGAAATACTCAATTCGCAATGTGTTTCTTGGATTGTTCATCAGTTCGCTCGCCGGAATTTCCTTTGCGAACGAATTCGATGGTTTGAAACCGGATGGGGAAGTTGCCGGATTTCGACCAGTGGCAGTGTATGAAAATGCCAACGACGCTCCAATGGGTGCGCGTTTTCAATCGGTGCGCCACGGCTTTATCATCGATTTACTTCGCATCGAATCAGTACCACAAGGTTTCTTCTGGGTGAAGTCGCCACCGAAGTGGGACAAGGGCGAACCTCATACCTGCGAACACTTGTTGTTGGGTAAAGGGAATCGCGGAAAAGCGGTTGCTGCTTTGGAAGACATGGCGCTTGGCAGCAGCAGCGCTTACACTGAGCAGTTGTACACTGCCTATCACTTTAACACGGTGGCTGGTACCGAGACCTATTACAAATTATTCGAAGAAAAATTAATGGCGCTGCTTCATCCCGATTTTACCGATGAAGAGGTGCGACGCGAAGTGTGCCATGTTGGAGTAGTCATCGATCCGAAAACCGGAAAACGATCCCTTGAGGAAAAGGGGACGGTCTACACGGAAATGGTCAGTGGGTACGAAAAACCGTGGTCCTATCTCTGGAACGTGATGGATGATATTGTCTATGGCGACACCCATCCCGTTGCGAATGTTTCAGGGGGAGAACCAGCGGCGATACGCACGATGACGCCACAGGATATGCGTGAATTTCATCGTGAGTTTTACCATCTCTCAAATATGGGAATCATCGTCGCTTTACCGGAGAACATTCCGCTACAGGATGCGTTGCGAAAATTCTCGGAGATATTGGATCGATGTCAAACCGGTACCGATTCTTCTCCGCATCCCGGAATGAGTGGTTTCGATTTGCCGCCGCCGCAACCGATGTTGCCAGAAGGGTCGATTAAGATTGTGGATTACCCCAGCGACAATCCGCAGGATCAATGCGACATGTTACTCTCGTGGCCCGCCCAATTGACATACACCGCTCAAGACGAGCTGTTGCTCAATTTGTTTCTCGGTGCGTTTGCCAGTGGTTCCACATCAAATTTATACGCCTTATTAATCGACTCGAAAACCCAATCGCTCGATTTAGAAGCGACCTCGGTGTATGGTAGCAGCAGCCGTTACTTGGGACATCCCATTCGCATCAATGTTGGTGGAATGCCACCATCGTCGGTTACCGATGCGAAGATTCGGGCAACCCGCAGTGCCATTATTAAAGAGCTGCAGAAAGTAGCTGATTTACCTGATAATTCTCCTGAGGTTAAGAAGTTTAACGAGCAAGCGTTAAGCTTGTTGACAAGCACGAAGAAATACTACGAAGACATTCTGAATAAACCCCCGATGTTTGGTTTCCGTGGCGGTCCCGGCGGTACATGGCAGCACAATCTCAATTGGTTAGAGCATGAACCCGGCTTCCGGAAATCGTTGGTTTGGAAAAAGCAAATCGCATTTGCCGACTCACTTCTGCGTACTGGGAAAAATGTTTGGAAAGGCTACATCCAGAATTGGAAGCTGCTCTCGACACAACCGTTTGTCGTGGCGAATCAACCATCACCCGCAGTGATGCAAAAGATGATTGATGACAAGTCATACCGGATTGCTGGATACATCGAGCAATACAAAACCAAGTACAATGTGAAGACCGCAGAAGAAGCGATACTCGCTTATGAGAAAGAGTTCGATTCCAACACGAAGCAACTGGAAACCACCTATGCACAGCAGGCGATGCCGAAGTTCATCGAGAATCCCCCGCTAACGTTAGACGATCCACTTAGATTCGATTCAATGAAACTGCAAAATGGCTCACCACTTGTTGCATCGACTTTCGAGAATATGACTTCGGCAACGATTGGCGTCGCATTTAATCTGAAAGCAATCCCTGAATCATTACTGGTGTATGTTCCATTCCTACCCTCGCTGATAACCGATATCGGCGTTTATGAGAATGGAAAACCGGTAACTCACAAGGAAATGAATACTCGATTGCGATCCGAGGTGCTCAACTATTACGCTGACTTCGATCATGGCGTTGTAACTGGTCGTTCTGAGTTCATAGTCCGGGCAGCTGGAGCGAACCATAACGAAATGATCAACGGATTACAGTGGATGACGAACTCACTGTATTCCCCTTACTTGGCGCTTGAGAATCTCTCACGTATACAAGATGTAATTGACCAAATACTGAGTTACTACCGATCGACAATGAAGGGTGGCGAGGAAGGGTGGGTCGATATGCCTGCCGACGCTTACCGGTTCCAAACCGATCCGGTGTACCTTGCGACCGATTGTTTTCTCACCAAGACCCATTTGATGCAACGGTTGCGTTGGCAATTGACTACTGCCGGCAGTAGTGCGGAACAAAAAGTCATCAATGAATTTCTTGCCAAGTTAGCCAAAACCGGTGCTACCAAACCGCGTAGTGATTTGATAAAGTGGGTGAATGAGCAACCAATTCCGGAGCAATCAGACGTAACGAAAACCGTCTGTAAACGAATTGTCGCAGAGCTGTTAGCGACGTTGTCGGAGATTCCCGATGCAAACCTTGCGCAAGATTGGAAGTATCTCTGCAGCGAGATCGAAGCCGATTTAGCAGTAACGCCGACTGTCGCGATGAATCGAATGAAGGCAACCCTTACATTGCTGACCCATTCCGATAACACGCGCTTCTATCTGATTTCGAATTCGGGAGAACGTGCTGCAATTATGCCGACGCTTGAGTCGTTTGCGAAAAAGCTCTCGTCGGAGAAAACCAGTGTGCAGAATTTCGCGACAATTCGACGGATCGATCAACGGTTGGCATCTCGTCATTCGGGGATGATGACACCGGTGTATGTCGGATTAGTAAACGACAATACCCGGAGTGGTGTATTGCTGTTCTCCGCAAAGAATGCCGAACCTTATGATGTAACCTCCGAAAAAATGCTGGACGCATTGGCAGGGAATCTTTATAGCGGCGGTGCTGGACATGGTTTGTTTATGCGGACATGGGGCGCGGGATTGGCGTATAGCAACGGTTATCGCTATCGCGATCACGCCGGGCGTTGTAACTATTATGCTGAGCGATGTCCCGATGTCGCGGAAACGATGCGTTTTGTCGTAAGCGTTCTGAAAGAAGCGAAATACGACGAGTCGCTTGGGGAATATGCCATTGCCTTAGCATTTGAAAAGTCAAGGGCGGGATCGAATTACGAGGAACGCGGTGAAGCGATTGCCTCCGATTTAGCAGATGGATTCCCGCCGGAGCGAATCGCTGCCTACCGCAAAAAAGTGTTGGGGATGCGTAACACGCCTGACTTAACCAAAAAGCTGTTCGCCCGGATGGAGAAAGTGTACGGGAAAGTGTTGATTGGATATGGCGAATCCGCCGAGCAAGTCGAACAGGGCAATTTTTTCCTAATTGGGCCGGAACGACAGTTCGCTTCGCTGGAAACCGAAATTGCAATCTCTGATACCCCCCAACCGGTGTATCGACTCTATCCCCGTGATTTCTGGTTAACCAAGTAACGCGAAGCTCAAAAACTCCGGGCGGAGTGAAATCGAGTCAAGCAGTTGGAAGGGCGGGCATGGTGTCCGCCCTTTCCTTGGAGTCTCCCGCCCAAAATGCCGTATTCCCCGACTTGCACTCGATAGGGAAAATTCCCGAAATTATAGACTGCGAAGAGCAACACAAAACCTTCCAGTGGGTACCGGATCGTATTTGTCCTACCCCAGCAACCTCAATCATGCCAACGAAAAGGAGTAGTTCGTGAGCGAAAAATTTCAGAACTTGATCGATGGAGTATGGTGCGACGCCGACTCCGGTAACACCTTTGAAAACCGCAATCCCGCCGACTGGTCGGATTTGATTGGTACCTTCCCGAAAAGTGGTACGGGCGAAGTTGATCGTGCAATTACCGCAGCTAAGCGCGCTTACAACGCATGGCGACTGATGCCGGCGCCGGCACGCGGCAACATCTTGAAGAAAGTCGGCGACCTGATGACCGAGCGGAAAGAATTTCTTGCTCGCGAAATGACCCGTGAAATGGGCAAAGTATTGAAGGAAACCCGCGGCGACGTGCAAGAAGGCATCGATACCGCCTACTATGCCGCTAGCGAAACCCGCCGGATGTTCGGTCATAACACGCCTTCCGAATTACCCAACAAGTATAATCTTTCGATGCGACAACCGCTCGGCGTAGTGGGCGTCATTACCCCGTGGAATTTCCCGATGGCAATTCCGACGTGGAAAATTTTCCCGGCGCTGGCATGCGGCAATACCGTCGTCTTCAAGCCGGCAAGCGACACCCCGCGTACCGCCACCGAATTAGTAAAGATTCTGGATGAAGCTGGCGTACCAAAGGGTGTAATCAATTTAGTCCACGGTGGTGGTTCGGTTGTCGGAAATGCTATCGTCAATGATAAGCGAGTTGCGGCGATTAGCTTCACCGGCGGCAGCGACGTCGGTAAAAAAATCAACGAGTTGGCAGGCAAGACCTTGAAGCGGGTATCCCTCGAACTCGGCGGCAAGAACGCCGTTATCGTAATGAATGACGCCGACCTCGACAATGCGCTCGACGCGGTGATTTGGGGCGCGTTTGGTACAACCGGACAGCGTTGCACGGCAACCTCCCGCGTGATTTGCCAATCCGGCATTCACGACAAATTCGTGAAGATGCTCGTGGAACGCGCCAATACCTTGAAGTTAGGTGACGGTCTCGACGAGAATAATGAAGTCGGTCCGTGTGTCAGCGAATCGCAGCGCAACTCGGTGCACGAATACACACTCATTGGCTTGAACGAAGACAAAGCGAAGCTCGAATGCGGCGGTGAAGCGGCGCTGGGCGGCGATCTCGATAAGGGTTGGTTCTATAAGCCGACGATTTTCAGCGGGATCAAACCGGGTATGCGGTTAGAACAGGAAGAGGTGTTCGGTCCGGTGCTTAGCGTTATCAAATGCGAAACGTTGGAAGAAGCGATTACGATTTTAAACGATACGGTGTATGGTCTATCGAGCGCGATTTTTACGCAGGATGTCAATGTTGCGATGGTAGCGATTCGCGATATCGAAGCAGGCATCTGCTATATCAATAGCGCGACGATTGGTGCGGAAGCCCACATGCCGTTCGGCGGCGTGAAGGAAACCGGTAATGGTCACCGTGAAGGCGGCTGGACGGTTTACGATTTCTTTAGCGAATGGAAATCGGTCTACATCGACTTTAGCGGCAAACTGCAAAAAGCGCAGATCGACAACAACTAATTTCAGTTGGAAGTTAGGCACTCTTGCCTGACAATTCTTGTTAAGTCGCGACTTTCTTGGCGTCATGGGTAGGGGCGGACCATCGTGTCCGCCCTTTGCATTGTAACGTTGGGGCGAATGGCATACGCCGTTTAGGAGGAATCCTGCTTAACATAAATTTATAGGGCGTACTATCCAGTACGCCCCACTTTTGTGCATCACTGCACTTACTAAATAAAATCGGAATTATCTAAAACATCCTCACTGGTGTCGTAAACTTCTGGAGTCCTTGCAAGAAATCTTTGCTTGGACGAATTTCACCCACCGCACGTCCCGCCCAATTCTTGACCGTACGAGCGCCCCATCCCGTCTTAGCGCCCCAACCGTGCTGCAGGAGTCCTAACGTTTCCAGTAGAATGCATGAGACGACGTTCCGCGGCACTTCCTCGCCATCCCACATCTTGATAGCAACGCCAACCCCCATCCCCGTAGCAGCATCGTGCCAGCCCATCGAATAGTATCCTGCCGCGCCGGCTTTCGCAATAAGTCCTTTACAAGCGCGCATGAGATCGGTATCGATTCGTTTCCGGGTTCCTGCAATAATTTCCGGATGAGTTTGCATGGCGTCGCGAATTCGACCAACATCGTCACCGAAGCGTCCCGACTGATCGGCGATGCGAGCAAACGCCGTCGCCATCCCGCGGAGGGTTGGACCCCATGTCACAACTGAACAGTGATCCATTCCGGTCGCAATCTCATCCATCGCATCGTCGCAATACCGGGCAATCCGCGCTTTGATCCGCTGCTGTACCGGATGTTCAGGTAAATAATACCCTTCTAAACTCTCGCCGTAACTGTTAGCTGTCGCCAACATTGCGGCATGTTTTCCCGAGCAGTTGTGGTGTAGTACAGTAGGCGTTAATCCTTCGCGAATCAATTCGCGACGTGTCTCCTCATCGTGGGGAGGATGCACTCCGCATTGCAATTGGTCGGGTGTTCCACCAAAGCGATCGAGCAACCGGGCAACTAACCGGCGGTGCATGTCTTCGCCACTATGCGACGCCGATGCAATCGCAATTTCTTCCAGCGAAACCCGATCAGACCACACTTCCACAAACGGCAGCGCTTGAATCGGTTTCATCGATGAGCGAGTGAGCGGACGTGCTTCGGAATTACCCATGGCAAACAAGAGATCGC from bacterium encodes the following:
- a CDS encoding aldehyde dehydrogenase family protein; translation: MSEKFQNLIDGVWCDADSGNTFENRNPADWSDLIGTFPKSGTGEVDRAITAAKRAYNAWRLMPAPARGNILKKVGDLMTERKEFLAREMTREMGKVLKETRGDVQEGIDTAYYAASETRRMFGHNTPSELPNKYNLSMRQPLGVVGVITPWNFPMAIPTWKIFPALACGNTVVFKPASDTPRTATELVKILDEAGVPKGVINLVHGGGSVVGNAIVNDKRVAAISFTGGSDVGKKINELAGKTLKRVSLELGGKNAVIVMNDADLDNALDAVIWGAFGTTGQRCTATSRVICQSGIHDKFVKMLVERANTLKLGDGLDENNEVGPCVSESQRNSVHEYTLIGLNEDKAKLECGGEAALGGDLDKGWFYKPTIFSGIKPGMRLEQEEVFGPVLSVIKCETLEEAITILNDTVYGLSSAIFTQDVNVAMVAIRDIEAGICYINSATIGAEAHMPFGGVKETGNGHREGGWTVYDFFSEWKSVYIDFSGKLQKAQIDNN
- a CDS encoding nuclear transport factor 2 family protein; this translates as MNDTNRIEIDQDSCSIAGIVVQKHFKRIVGDRWTLCTTMLLLLLVVERNVLATENPIESLIQAERSFSAMSERAGVSQSFQHWFADSCIVLRPHPTNGKNWYKDREIPVHLSWEPNVTGVSVSGEFGYSSGPWLMKKSAFDTVVTARGHFVSIWKKTTNGEWQVAFDHGISYESPFDAVPLMKIVSPKIIDSLSQQKRLPQHSARLDSLLKRDRQFHELLRSKGTVFAYENATARKVLMLREGFTPVYSYMLAEQFMRKYGVMSSLTPLGGDVAESDDLGYTYGKLHYKPRKESDSLAGDYYYLRVWQRNHQWRWQIVLEIATPIPPERIESSSHPSESK
- a CDS encoding asparaginase → MHSRPPILIEQMRGDSLETYHTGSIAISNANGDLLFAMGNSEARPLTRSSMKPIQALPFVEVWSDRVSLEEIAIASASHSGEDMHRRLVARLLDRFGGTPDQLQCGVHPPHDEETRRELIREGLTPTVLHHNCSGKHAAMLATANSYGESLEGYYLPEHPVQQRIKARIARYCDDAMDEIATGMDHCSVVTWGPTLRGMATAFARIADQSGRFGDDVGRIRDAMQTHPEIIAGTRKRIDTDLMRACKGLIAKAGAAGYYSMGWHDAATGMGVGVAIKMWDGEEVPRNVVSCILLETLGLLQHGWGAKTGWGARTVKNWAGRAVGEIRPSKDFLQGLQKFTTPVRMF
- a CDS encoding insulinase family protein, with amino-acid sequence MKYSIRNVFLGLFISSLAGISFANEFDGLKPDGEVAGFRPVAVYENANDAPMGARFQSVRHGFIIDLLRIESVPQGFFWVKSPPKWDKGEPHTCEHLLLGKGNRGKAVAALEDMALGSSSAYTEQLYTAYHFNTVAGTETYYKLFEEKLMALLHPDFTDEEVRREVCHVGVVIDPKTGKRSLEEKGTVYTEMVSGYEKPWSYLWNVMDDIVYGDTHPVANVSGGEPAAIRTMTPQDMREFHREFYHLSNMGIIVALPENIPLQDALRKFSEILDRCQTGTDSSPHPGMSGFDLPPPQPMLPEGSIKIVDYPSDNPQDQCDMLLSWPAQLTYTAQDELLLNLFLGAFASGSTSNLYALLIDSKTQSLDLEATSVYGSSSRYLGHPIRINVGGMPPSSVTDAKIRATRSAIIKELQKVADLPDNSPEVKKFNEQALSLLTSTKKYYEDILNKPPMFGFRGGPGGTWQHNLNWLEHEPGFRKSLVWKKQIAFADSLLRTGKNVWKGYIQNWKLLSTQPFVVANQPSPAVMQKMIDDKSYRIAGYIEQYKTKYNVKTAEEAILAYEKEFDSNTKQLETTYAQQAMPKFIENPPLTLDDPLRFDSMKLQNGSPLVASTFENMTSATIGVAFNLKAIPESLLVYVPFLPSLITDIGVYENGKPVTHKEMNTRLRSEVLNYYADFDHGVVTGRSEFIVRAAGANHNEMINGLQWMTNSLYSPYLALENLSRIQDVIDQILSYYRSTMKGGEEGWVDMPADAYRFQTDPVYLATDCFLTKTHLMQRLRWQLTTAGSSAEQKVINEFLAKLAKTGATKPRSDLIKWVNEQPIPEQSDVTKTVCKRIVAELLATLSEIPDANLAQDWKYLCSEIEADLAVTPTVAMNRMKATLTLLTHSDNTRFYLISNSGERAAIMPTLESFAKKLSSEKTSVQNFATIRRIDQRLASRHSGMMTPVYVGLVNDNTRSGVLLFSAKNAEPYDVTSEKMLDALAGNLYSGGAGHGLFMRTWGAGLAYSNGYRYRDHAGRCNYYAERCPDVAETMRFVVSVLKEAKYDESLGEYAIALAFEKSRAGSNYEERGEAIASDLADGFPPERIAAYRKKVLGMRNTPDLTKKLFARMEKVYGKVLIGYGESAEQVEQGNFFLIGPERQFASLETEIAISDTPQPVYRLYPRDFWLTK
- the galE gene encoding UDP-glucose 4-epimerase GalE, which encodes MRILVTGGAGYIGSHTAIRLLETGYDVTILDDLSSGHKEAVDRIEQLTGKKIELYVGDISDRVLLRKLFAASKIDAVIHFAGKKSVEDSVTQAAYYFAENVGGTAVLCNAMQEAGVSRIVYSSTCQVYGDKVVPALHEEMSADPVNPYGDTKYCSEKLLQWLAIGSGWSSVALRYFNPIGAHESGMIGEDQKNAKNIIPILLEIADGKRAKLQVFGTDYPTPDGTCLRDYIHIMDLADAHISAMEWATKNRGWLMCNVGNGIGGSVFDIRTAFEQACGKPIPFETTARRAGDPAILVADPTKAQSVLGWSGKLSLFEACHSAWQWHLKNPDGYVKR
- a CDS encoding response regulator — protein: MKPYLAKFAEISEYLRKARREVASSGNPLVVSTVRNVTERLISFAQTHNAPEVMMYASRVAAASEASFLPELEKLIQSLNAVIAGQSSDGQSILVIDDDEMTQRLIEAFLQSTHRRLHFVDSLRDADEALANQPFSLILLDLILPDGDGRNYLARLKQESATSSIPVIVLTSKENEAIRMECLGLGATEYFVKPLQLQPLAIAIERNIARLRPAEPMVVASSPVSTEEIPTSIAVASPPREDRRLQREYRLSSRAEFQECYLREVAAARKTGMPISMAAMDIDDFTQITIDHGTTGGEDAIRTVASQLAKALQPGEEAVRWGLDDFLVLLPGLSIEAAKLRIENWRKSFQDLLATSINPIHISVGVADVASTVELAEAMGLAKRYLYAAKQLGKNSIIAGSDELDSPNRTIIMAEDDEVSAALVAHRLNREGIEVFQFSNGSEAWNAAQTTTPSLFLLDVKMPVMDGFELLQKIRSEHRFDSVPVVMLTAIGKETDIVHGLELGADDYIIKPFSPTDLVARLSRLLAKKRGE